The nucleotide window ACGTCGGTCCCATGTACTCCGACGTGCGCGGCTCGGTGACGATCCGCGCACGCGACCCGCGCGTGCACCCGGCCCTGCGCTTCAACTACCTCTCGACCGAGAACGACCGGCGCGAATGGATCGAAGCGGTCCGCGTGGCACGCACCATCCTCGGACAGCCCGCCCTGGAGCCCTTCAACGGCGGCGAGCTCTCCCCCGGCCCCGAGGTCGCCACCGACGAGGAGATCCTCGACTGGGTCGCGCGCGACGCCGAGACGGCCCTGCACCCCTCCTGCACCGCCAGGATGGGGACCGACGAGGCTGCCGTCGTCGATCCGACGTCCATGCGGGTCCACGGTGTCGACGGCCTGCGGGTGGTCGACGCGTCCGTGATGCCGTCGATCACCAACGGCAACATCTATGCCCCGGTGATGATGATCGCCGAGAAGGCCGCCGACCTGATCACGGGCACGACACCGCTTCCGCCTCAGCGGTCGAACTACTACCGCCACGCCCGAGACGGATAGCCGTCGGGACATGGCGGTTCAGACGTCGCGCTCGCGCATCAGGACCACGGCCGCGGTGGTCAGCACCGCGACGTAGCCGAGGAAGGTCGCGAGCGCGGCCGCCGGCTCGAGATAGCGCATGCCGGGCGGCATCTGGGCCCGCGTCTCGGCGGTCAGGAACACGGAGTTGAGGGCCTGGAACGGCAGCCACTGCGCCACGCGTGGCAGCAGCATGGCGAGGTTCTCGACGACGAAGACCCAGACCAGTACGAGCGTGACCGCCACCACCTGGCTCCGAAGAAGCGCGCCGACCGCGACGCCCAGCATCGCCGTCAGCCCGAGACCGACGAACACCTGCCAGAGCGCGGTCCAGACCTCCGCGCCCCAGGACAAGGACACGTTCTCGACCGCCGCCATGGCGAACAGGATGACCGCGACCAGCACCAGGCTGACGCCGACGAAGGCGACCGCGTACGCCGCCCCGGCCGCCAGCTTGACGGCCAGCACCCGCGTCCGTGACGGCACCAGCTGGAGGGTGCGTCCGATGGTCCCGTGCCGGAACTCGGTCGTGACGACGAGCACCCCGATGATCAGCACGATGATGGAGTTGCCCCCGATCGTGTCGACGCTGCTGGCGACCTGACCGGCCGCGCCCGTGAAGTCGCCCCCGAACCCGGGGACGAGGAAGGGCAGCAGCGCACTCAGCACGACCAGGGCCAGGCCGATCCCGGTGATGACCCAGGTCGTCGGCACGGTCCGCAGTTTGCGCAGTTCGGCGGCGAACTGGTTCATGCGATCTCGCCTCCGGCCGTCAGCTCCATGAAGACGTCCTCGAGCTCGGCCGTCATCGGCCGGAGCTCGCGAAGCGCCACACCGGCCTGCAGCGCGAGCTCGCCGATCCGCTCGGGCGGGAGATTGCGCACGGTCAGACCGTGGGATCCTGCGGCGACCTCGGCACCCTCGGCCGCCAGGACCCGGTGGAGTCGCACGTCATCATTGCTGGCGACGCTGACGGCGGCACCACCGGCGACGGCGGTGAGCTGTGCGACCGAGGCCTCCGTGACGATGCGACCCTGGCGGATCACGATGACGTCGTCCGCGAGCCGGGCCACCTCGTTGATGAGGTGTGACGAGACGAGGATGGAGCGGCCCTCGTCGGCGAGGCGCCGCAGGAACCGCCGCACCCACAGGATTCCCTGGGGATCCAGGCCGTTGGCCGGCTCGTCGAGCAGCAGGACCCGGGGGTCACCCAGCATGGCCTGGGCGATGCCCAGCCGTTGGCGCATGCCGAGGCTGTACGCACCGACCCGCTTGTGGGCCGCGTTCTCCAGACCGACCAGCTCGAGCACCTCGTCGCAACGGTCCAGCGGGATGCCGACCGCGCGGGCGTTGACGCGTAGCTCCTCGATGGCACGGCGGCCCGGGTGGTGGCCGACGCCGTCGACGATCGAGCCGACCGTATGGACCGGGTCGTCGAGCTTGGCGAACGGTGTGCCGAGGATGCGCGCCTCGCCGGACGAGGGCGCGGTGAGACCGATGATCATGCGCATCGTCGTCGACTTGCCGGCGCCGTTGGGGCCGAGGAAGCCGACGACGCGCCCGGGTGGGACGTCGAAGCTCACCCGGTCGACCACGAGCTGGCCGCCGTACGACTTCGTCAGCCCGCGCACCGAGACCGCCGGCGTGGACGCAGGCGCTGGTGCAGGCGGCGGTGGGGGCGGCGGCGTGCTCACGTGCGGCCGCCCCGTCGGTTGCGACGTCGGACCTCCAGCAGCCGACCGACGGCACCGACGAGGGGCACCAGCACCGCGCCGATCAGCATGGACCCGGCCAGGTCCCATCCGCGGACGAGCGCCGCGCCCGCACCGACCAGGATGCCGAAGGGGACCAGCCACAGCGGGGCGTGCTGCGATCGCCCCTCGAGCTCGAAGCGCCGCTGCGTGAGCGTCGCACCCGTCGCACCCAGGAGCACCAGCAGCAGGCCCAGCACGAGCGGCAGCACGCCGTCAGCCCTGCCCTGCAACGCCACCTCGACCCCTTCTCGTCCCCGGCCCACGGCGTCGGGAGTCTACGCCGCGCAGGGCACGGCAGCCGCTTTGCCCCCGCGAGCGCGGCATGCGAGCATCGCCCGCGATGCCTGCCCTCCGACGCGCCACGCTCCCGGTCCTGCTGCTGCTCGTGGCGGTGACCGTGCTCGTCGGGTGCACCCGCGGCGAGCCCGACATCGCGGTCAGCCCGGCCCAGGCGGGTGCGCCCGCGGCCGGGTCGTCCCAGGTCGTGGTCGAGATCCGCAACAGCGGTGAGGGGGACGACACGCTGCTCGGAGCGAGCACCCCCGCTGCGGCCGGCGTCGAGATGCATCTGACCGAGGTGACCGATGGTCGCGCGTCGATGCGCCAGCAGGAGACCGTGGCCGTTCCCTCGGGCGACACCGTCCGCTTCCGCCCGGGCGGTCTGCACCTGATGCTGGTCGTGCCGGACGAGTCGGTCGTCGTGGGCGGTACCTTCGAGCTCACCCTCCACTTCGAGCGCTCCGGGGACCGGACGATCCCGGTCGAGGTGGTGTCGCTCCTCGACCTCGCCGAGGACGCCTTCGACCAGCCAGCGCCGGAACCGGGCGCCGACGACTGATCAGCCATGACCCTGCGCCGACTGCTGCTCCCGCTCCTCGCGCTCGCATTGTTCGCGGGCGCGTGCGAACCGACGACGGCGACCGCGATCTCCGCCCAGGGGCTCCAGCGCCAGGCCGACGGTTGGCACGGGGTGCCGCTGGAGGTCGAGCGCACGATGCCGGACGTGACGCTGCTCGACACCGCCGGGAACCAGGTCGACCTCCGCGAGGCGACCGCCGGCACCCCGACGCTGCTGTTCTTCGGCTACACCAGCTGTCCGGACATCTGTCCGATCCACCTCGCCGTGATCGCCGGTGCGATGCGCGAGCTCGGGGTCACCACCGAGCAGGTCCAGATGGTGTTCGTCTCGGTCGATCCCGAGCGCGACACGCCCGATCGCATCGACGCCTACCTCGCCAACTTCAACCACCGGTTCCTGGGCGTGCACGGTGACCGCGAGGTGGTCGAGGACGCCCTGCGCCAACTCGACCTTCCCGGTCCGGTCATCGAGGGGGCCGACCCCCGGGGCGAAGGTGACCTGATCGGCCACCCGGCACAGGTCATCGGCTTCGACGCCGACGGTGAGGCGCGGCGCGTGTGGCCCTTCGGTGCCCGCCGCTCGGACTGGATCCGCGACCTTCCCCGCATCCTCGAGGAGTGGTCGTCGGAGTCGGCGGCATGAACAACGTGGCGTGGTGGTGCTCCTCGACCGGCCAGGTGTGGACCTGGCGCTACACGCCGTTCCTCGGCGTCTGGGCGGTCGCGACCGCGCTGATCGGCGGGTACGTCCTCGCGCATCGGCGGGCCGGCCGTGCACTCGACCGCTCCCGCTTCCGGCTGTGGTGTCTGGGTGTGCTGGCGCTGTTCGTCGTCTCCGAGTGGCCCATCGGCCAGCTCGGCGTCGGCTACCTCGCCACCCTGGGCATCGCGCGCTACATCGTGTACTCCTTCGTCGCCGCCCCCTTGCTGCTGGTCGGCGTCCCCACGTGGTTGCTGGACCGGTGGCTGCCGTGGGGGTCGCGCCGACAGCAGGTGGTCTCGTCGCTGACGCGCTGGCCGAACGCGCTGCTGATCTTCAACCTGGTGCTCTTCGGCACCCATGTCCCGGTCGTCGTCGACACGCTCAAGACCAGCCAACTCGGCTCGTTCGGCATCGACGTGCTGCACCTGTTCGCCGGACTGGTCTGGTGGTGGCCGGCGTTGCGCCGTGAACCGGACCGCAACGCGATCCACGAACCGCTGCGGGCCTTCTACCTGTTCGCGAGCTCGGTGCTGATGTTCGTTCCCGCTGCCTTCCTCACCTTCAACCCGTTGCCGCTGTACGGGCTGTACGAGCTCGCACCGCCGTTGTGGCTCGGCTTCGACGCCATTCAGGACCAGCAGGCGGCGGGCATCGTGATGAACGTCGTCGGCGGGTTCGTGCTGTGGGGCATCATCGCCACGCTGTTCATGCGGTGGGCGAAGGAGCAGGAACGCACCGACGCCGTGACGCGCCGCGAACGCAGCCGGCGCACCATCGAGGCCATCCGGGCCGCCGAGGCCGAAGCCGACACCGCTCAGCCGACGGGCCAGTAGAACTCGACCGGCATGCCGTCGGGGTCGCGGCAGGTGAACAGGTGGGCGTGGGGTGCCTCGGTGACCGGCGAGCGCTCGAGCCCGAGCTCGTCCACGTGGGCGAGCCAGGCGTCGAGATCCTCGCGGCGGTCACAACCGATGGCGAGATGATCGAGGCCGACGCGGGTCTCGTCGAAGCGGTCGTCCGCGTCGGCGGCGTCATGCCTGGTCAGCGACACCAGGAAGCCGTCGGTGCCGAGCACGGACTTCCGCCACCCTGCCCCCTGTCGGGTTCCGATCTCCTCGACGGCGAGGACACGTCGGTACCAGTTCGCGGACGCCTCGAGGTCGGTGACGCTGACGGATACGTGGTGCAGGCGGGGACGGGGTGGCATGACGGCTCCGGGTCTTGTCAGGGCGAGCGCCGCCGCGCGACGGCGAGGAACAGCGGGTAGTCGCGACCGTCCTTGGTGACCGTGTGCACGCGCGAGAACGTCGACGTCCCGAACCCGGCGGCCACGAGCCAGTCGTCCAACGTCGCGGGTTCGAACCCGTGGTGGCCGCCGAAGCCCTCGCCGTGGAACGAACCGTCCTCGGCCTCGAGGTCCGCCAGCGCGACGGTGCCGCCCGGCTCGGTGACGGTGGCGAGCAGCGCGAGGGCGTCGGCCGGCTCGGGCACGTGGTGCAGGGCCATCAGGGAGACGACGAGATCGAAGCGCTCGTCGGGATCGAGGTCGATGTCGACGACCTTTGCGCCTGGCAGCTCGCCCCGCTCCACCTTGTCGAGCATGACGGCGCGCATGCCTTCGGACGGGTCGGCCACCGTGATCGTGCCGACGTGCGGCGCGAGGAACTGGGCCAGCAGCCCGGTGCCCGCCCCGTACTCGAGCAGGCGGGCGTCACCGGTGACGGGGACCGCCTCCACGATGGCGTCCGCCACGATCCTGGCCCGTTCGACCTTCTCCGGGTCGTCGTCCCAGGTCGCGGCACGCGCGTCGAAGCTGCCGTGGCCCTCGTCGTCGCCGTCGTGGTGGACGTGGGCGTCGGTCATCGTTCCTCCCCGGTTTCGAGCAGCGCGGTCGTCACCGCGGCCACGTCGGTCGTCGGTGTGTCGCGCAGGTGGGCGACGCGTTCGAAGACCGCGGCGGCTGCGACGTGGAAGCCGTCGGGTAGTCCGGCGGCCCCGAGGCCGACCGCGATCTCGTCCATCTCCCCGACCCAGCGCCACCCCTTGCGTGCGGCGCTCGCGGCGGCACGCTCGCTCCGGCCGGCCAGCGCCGGCTGCGAACGCTTCCATTCGGCGAGCAGTTCGGCCTCGACCCCCTCGGCGCTGGCCATCGCCCGCACCGCGAGCAACAGCGCGGCGCTGCCCTTGGTCCAGCCGGCGTACGCCATCTTGAGTGCCGATGCCGCCGGTGCGGCACCGCCGACGACGGGCGCCTCGAGGGGTCCGGCGTCGAACAGGGCCGCCACCTCGGCGGCTCGCGCTCCGGCGAGGTAGAGCCGGGTGGTCCCACGTTCGCGGGGTGGTCCTCCGATGATGCCGCCGTCGACGTAGTCGGCACCACCGCTCGTCACCGTCGCCGCGATCCCGCGCGCCGTCTGCGGAGCGACGGCATTGGCGTCGAGGTACAGCCCGGTGAACCCGTGGGCGGCGACCTCCCCGGCCACCTCGACGGCCGCGTGGGGCGGGCAGACGGACAGCAGCATGTCGCTGGCCGCGACGAGGGCTCCGAGGTCACCGACGTCGTCGATGGCCGCATCCTCGGCCCGGCGGCGCGAGGCGTCACCACGACCATGCGACGCCCAGACCACGCGGACCGCGGCGGCGGTGATCGCGGCCGCGACGGCCGAGCCCATCTCGCCCGGCGCGACCAGCCCTACGCGCCGGATGCTCATCCGGAACGTTCCAGCAGGCCGCGCAGGTACCCGGCCTGCCCCAGGTGCTGCATGGCATCGCCGACGACGCTGACCAGGCGGACCCCCGCCGTGACCGGCGGGTCGTAGCGGTCGTCGACGACGCGGTCGAGGTCCTCGGCGGTGGCCGTCGCGAGATAGTCGTCGATCATCGCGGTGACGGCATCCTGGTAGCCCCCGAGCAGGTCGACGTCGTCGACGCGTACGAGGGCGACCTGGTCGGCGTCGTGGCCGTACCCGTGGTCGTCCGGTTCCAGCGCCAGGTCGAAACGGTCCCGCCACCCGTCAGCGGCCCACACCTCGGCACGGCCGGCGAGCTCGGCCACCTGGGCGTCCTGCTGGCGGATGGTGTGCCAGAGCAGCCAGGCAAGCGAGTTGGCCTCGGGATCGGGACGGGTGTGCAGCAGTCGGTCGTCGGCCCCCTCGGCATGCCGCCGGATCAGTGGCGGGATGCGGTGGAAGGCGTCCGTGAGCAGTTCGCGCGTGTCCATACCCACACGCTACGTCGTGCGGGCGCGGTTCGCGGTCCGGATTCGGGACATCTGCCTCCGTTGACGCGCC belongs to Egicoccus sp. AB-alg6-2 and includes:
- a CDS encoding ABC transporter ATP-binding protein, whose translation is MRGLTKSYGGQLVVDRVSFDVPPGRVVGFLGPNGAGKSTTMRMIIGLTAPSSGEARILGTPFAKLDDPVHTVGSIVDGVGHHPGRRAIEELRVNARAVGIPLDRCDEVLELVGLENAAHKRVGAYSLGMRQRLGIAQAMLGDPRVLLLDEPANGLDPQGILWVRRFLRRLADEGRSILVSSHLINEVARLADDVIVIRQGRIVTEASVAQLTAVAGGAAVSVASNDDVRLHRVLAAEGAEVAAGSHGLTVRNLPPERIGELALQAGVALRELRPMTAELEDVFMELTAGGEIA
- a CDS encoding copper chaperone PCu(A)C — translated: MPALRRATLPVLLLLVAVTVLVGCTRGEPDIAVSPAQAGAPAAGSSQVVVEIRNSGEGDDTLLGASTPAAAGVEMHLTEVTDGRASMRQQETVAVPSGDTVRFRPGGLHLMLVVPDESVVVGGTFELTLHFERSGDRTIPVEVVSLLDLAEDAFDQPAPEPGADD
- a CDS encoding SCO family protein is translated as MTLRRLLLPLLALALFAGACEPTTATAISAQGLQRQADGWHGVPLEVERTMPDVTLLDTAGNQVDLREATAGTPTLLFFGYTSCPDICPIHLAVIAGAMRELGVTTEQVQMVFVSVDPERDTPDRIDAYLANFNHRFLGVHGDREVVEDALRQLDLPGPVIEGADPRGEGDLIGHPAQVIGFDADGEARRVWPFGARRSDWIRDLPRILEEWSSESAA
- a CDS encoding cytochrome c oxidase assembly protein; amino-acid sequence: MNNVAWWCSSTGQVWTWRYTPFLGVWAVATALIGGYVLAHRRAGRALDRSRFRLWCLGVLALFVVSEWPIGQLGVGYLATLGIARYIVYSFVAAPLLLVGVPTWLLDRWLPWGSRRQQVVSSLTRWPNALLIFNLVLFGTHVPVVVDTLKTSQLGSFGIDVLHLFAGLVWWWPALRREPDRNAIHEPLRAFYLFASSVLMFVPAAFLTFNPLPLYGLYELAPPLWLGFDAIQDQQAAGIVMNVVGGFVLWGIIATLFMRWAKEQERTDAVTRRERSRRTIEAIRAAEAEADTAQPTGQ
- a CDS encoding VOC family protein, whose amino-acid sequence is MPPRPRLHHVSVSVTDLEASANWYRRVLAVEEIGTRQGAGWRKSVLGTDGFLVSLTRHDAADADDRFDETRVGLDHLAIGCDRREDLDAWLAHVDELGLERSPVTEAPHAHLFTCRDPDGMPVEFYWPVG
- a CDS encoding class I SAM-dependent methyltransferase; its protein translation is MTDAHVHHDGDDEGHGSFDARAATWDDDPEKVERARIVADAIVEAVPVTGDARLLEYGAGTGLLAQFLAPHVGTITVADPSEGMRAVMLDKVERGELPGAKVVDIDLDPDERFDLVVSLMALHHVPEPADALALLATVTEPGGTVALADLEAEDGSFHGEGFGGHHGFEPATLDDWLVAAGFGTSTFSRVHTVTKDGRDYPLFLAVARRRSP
- a CDS encoding DUF1932 domain-containing protein, yielding MSIRRVGLVAPGEMGSAVAAAITAAAVRVVWASHGRGDASRRRAEDAAIDDVGDLGALVAASDMLLSVCPPHAAVEVAGEVAAHGFTGLYLDANAVAPQTARGIAATVTSGGADYVDGGIIGGPPRERGTTRLYLAGARAAEVAALFDAGPLEAPVVGGAAPAASALKMAYAGWTKGSAALLLAVRAMASAEGVEAELLAEWKRSQPALAGRSERAAASAARKGWRWVGEMDEIAVGLGAAGLPDGFHVAAAAVFERVAHLRDTPTTDVAAVTTALLETGEER
- a CDS encoding DinB family protein, with protein sequence MDTRELLTDAFHRIPPLIRRHAEGADDRLLHTRPDPEANSLAWLLWHTIRQQDAQVAELAGRAEVWAADGWRDRFDLALEPDDHGYGHDADQVALVRVDDVDLLGGYQDAVTAMIDDYLATATAEDLDRVVDDRYDPPVTAGVRLVSVVGDAMQHLGQAGYLRGLLERSG